The proteins below come from a single Garra rufa chromosome 3, GarRuf1.0, whole genome shotgun sequence genomic window:
- the LOC141331754 gene encoding butyrophilin subfamily 1 member A1-like produces MEAVNLPAEWPPEQCMVLIIIALLLNLLVETSVSFSVVVPGDPVVSHVGSTVILSCRISPPENAEALEIRWYRQDQFNNPVLLYNHGKIQDIQECFRNRTSLSGGLKDGDVSLRLEKLAFQDEGPFHCDVSGVKAYDSKVVDLKITDPSGSWKALFFTVLIGALLGLFGLILYKYRHKLTGKNIVKKDCEEETTKEVDITIDSEHLHPGLILFTHCKMVRDGPQYNHTGEGFPYDLCAFGAQRFTSGRHYWEVELGQENTPKNYWLIGVVKQGNVCVNDRSALTPSKGYWFLCSDGPNGFHTNTDPPVKLSLTPRPERLGVLLDYDDGQLSFYNVKERKHLLTISTRFSGSVVPLFNPGVGDQYLMTILDIPEPVESAEESSQPLLSNNSSDA; encoded by the exons ATGGAGGCGGTTAACCTGCCCGCTGAGTGGCCCCCAGAACAGT GCATGGTGCTGATTATTATCGCTTTACTGCTGAATCTCCTCGTAGAGACTTCTG TGTCGTTCTCTGTAGTGGTTCCTGGTGATCCTGTAGTGTCTCATGTGGGATCCACAGTGATTCTGTCCTGCCGGATCTCTCCTCCTGAGAACGCTGAAGCTCTGGAGATCCGCTGGTACCGTCAGGATCAGTTCAACAACCCTGTTCTCCTCTATAATCATGGGAAGATCCAGGACATCCAGGAATGTTTCAGGAACCGAACCTCTTTGTCTGGTGGACTGAAGGATGGAGACGTCTCTCTACGGCTGGAGAAACTCGCATTTCAGGATGAAGGTCCATTTCACTGTGATGTTAGTGGAGTCAAAGCATATGACAGCAAAGTagtagatctcaaaatcacag ACCCATCAGGTTCATGGAAGGCTCTTTTCTTCACCGTTCTCATTGGTGCTCTTCTGGGTTTGTTTGGTCTGATTCTCTACAAATACAGACACAAACTAACAG GGAAGAATATAGTTAAAAAAG ATTGTGAGGAGGAAACTACAAAAGAAG TTGATATCACTATTGACAGTGAGCATTTACATCCAGGCCTCATTCTCTTTACGCACTGTAAAATGGTGAGGGACGGTCCACAATATAATCACACTGGAGAGGGATTTCCATATGATTTATGTGCATTTGGAGCCCAAAGATTCACCTCTGGTCGTCACTATTGGGAGGTAGAACTGGGACAAGAAAATACACCTAAAAACTACTGGTTAATTGGTGTGGTGAAACAAGGAAATGTTTGTGTAAACGACAGATCTGCTTTAACTCCATCAAAGGGTTACTGGTTCTTGTGTTCAGACGGTCCTAATGGCTTTCACACCAACACTGATCCACCAGTTAAACTCTCACTGACACCGAGACCTGAACGACTGGGAGTTCTGTTAGATTATGATGACGGTCAGCTGTCATTTTACAACGTCAAAGAGAGGAAACATCTCCTGACCATCAGCACCAGATTCTCTGGATCAGTCGTTCCTCTCTTCAATCCTGGTGTTGGTGATCAGTATTTAATGACAATTCTAGATATTCCAGAACCTGTAGAATCAGCTGAAGAGTCCAGTCAACCTTTACTGAGTAATAACAGCTCAGACGCCTGA